The Tursiops truncatus isolate mTurTru1 chromosome 6, mTurTru1.mat.Y, whole genome shotgun sequence genome includes a window with the following:
- the LOC117312804 gene encoding LOW QUALITY PROTEIN: olfactory receptor 2S2-like (The sequence of the model RefSeq protein was modified relative to this genomic sequence to represent the inferred CDS: deleted 1 base in 1 codon), translating to MEKANQTSPLVGFILLGLSAHPRLEETFFVLILLMYLVTLLGNEVLILVTILDSCLHKPMYFFLRNLSFLDICYTTSSVSLVLDGFLAPQETISFSTCAVQMFLSFAMAGTECVLLSMMAFDRYVAICNPLRYPGVMSKAAYVPMAASFWAIGGVASLVHTSSAIQLALCGDIINHFTCEILAVLKLACADISINVIGIGVTNVIFLGVPVLFISASYVFIIATILRIPSAEGRKKAFSTCSAHLTVVIIFYGTLFFMYGKPKSKDPLLGVDKEDLSDKLISLFYGVVTPMLNPIIYSLRNKDVKAAVRKLVSQKSFSQCCRRSLLWFSPPWKKGLQSLQLPF from the exons ATGGAAAAAGCTAATCAGACCTCCCCCCTGGTGGGGTTCATTCTCCTGGGCCTCTCAGCCCACCCAAGGCTGGAGGAAACATTCTTTGTGCTCATCCTGCTCATGTACCTGGTGACCCTGCTGGGCAACGAGGTCCTCATCCTGGTGACCATCCTGGACTCCTGCCTACACAAGCCCATGTACTTCTTCCTGAGGAACCTCTCCTTCCTGGACATCTGCTACACAACCTCCTCAGTCTCTCTGGTCCTGGATGGCTTCCTGGCCCCCCAGGAAACCATCTCTTTCTCCACCTGTGCCGTGCAGATGTTCCTCTCCTTTGCCATGGCAGGGACAGAGTGTGTGCTCCTGAGCATGATGGCGTTTGATCGCTACGTGGCCATATGCAACCCCCTTAGATACCCTGGGGTCATGAGCAAGGCTGCCTACGTGCCCATGGCTGCCAGCTTCTGGGCTATTGGTGGTGTTGCTTCTCTGGTACACACATCCTCGGCAATTCAGTTGGCCCTCTGTGGGGACATCATCAACCACTTCACCTGTGAGATCTTGGCTGTCCTGAAGTTGGCCTGTGCCGACATCTCCATCAATGTGATCGGTATAGGGGTGACCAATGTGATCTTCCTG GGCGTCCCAGTTCTGTTCATCTCTGCCTCTTATGTCTTCATCATTGCTACCATCCTGAGGATCCCCTCAGCTGAGGGGAGGAAAAAGGCCTTCTCCACCTGCTCTGCCCACCTCACTGTGGTGATAATATTCTATGGGACCTTATTTTTCATGTACGGGAAGCCCAAGTCTAAGGACCCCCTCCTGGGGGTAGACAAAGAGGATCTTTCAGACAAGCTCATCTCCCTCTTCTATGGGGTGGTGACCCCCATGCTCAACCCCATCATCTACAGCCTGAGGAACAAGGATGTGAAGGCCGCTGTGAGGAAACTGGTGAGTCAGAAATCCTTCAGTCAGTGTTGTAGGAGGAGTCTTCTGTGGTTCTCACCCCCATGGAAGAAAGGACTTCAATCATTACAGCTGCCATTCTAA
- the LOC101317768 gene encoding LOW QUALITY PROTEIN: olfactory receptor 13C7-like (The sequence of the model RefSeq protein was modified relative to this genomic sequence to represent the inferred CDS: inserted 1 base in 1 codon; deleted 1 base in 1 codon) has protein sequence MESANQTASVTEFILLGLSAHQRLEKTFFVLILSMYLVTLLGNGVLILVTILDSCLHKPMYFFLRNLSFLDICYTTSSVPLILDNFLTPRKTIPFSACAVQMFLSFAMGATECVLLGMMAFDRHMAICNPLRYPEVMSKAAYAXMAASSWAAGSTTVMMQTSLAMQLPFCGDTVINNFTCEILAVLKLACADITINIISMVVANVIFLGIPVLFIFFSYVFIIATILKIPSAERRKKTFCTCSAHQTAVVVFYRTILFMYGKPKSKDALGADKQDLADKLTSLFYGVVTPLLNPIIYSLRNKEAKAAVRNLVTWKRFTQ, from the exons ATGGAAAGTGCCAACCAGACAGCCTCTGTGACAGAGTTCATTCTCCTGGGCCTCTCAGCCCATCAAAGGCTGGAGAAAACGTTCTTTGTGCTCATCCTGTCCATGTACCTGGTGACCCTGCTGGGCAACGGGGTCCTCATCCTGGTGACTATCCTGGACTCCTGCCTACACAAGCCCATGTACTTCTTCCTGAGGAACCTCTCCTTCCTGGACATCTGCTACACAACCTCCTCAGTCCCCCTCATCCTTGACAACTTCCTGACCCCCAGGAAAACCATCCCCTTCTCAGCATGTGCTGTGCAGATGTTCCTCTCCTTTGCCATGGGGGCCACAGAGTGTGTGCTTCTGGGCATGATGGCGTTTGATCGCCATATGGCCATCTGCAACCCCCTGAGGTACCCTGAGGTCATGAGCAAGGCTGCCTATG CCATGGCTGCCAGCTCCTGGGCAGCTGGAAGCACCACTGTCATGATGCAGACATCCCTAGCAATGCAACTACCCTTCTGTGGGGACACTGTCATCAACAACTTCACCTGTGAGATCCTGGCTGTCCTGAAGTTGGCCTGTGCTGACATCACCATCAATATAATCAGTATGGTGGTGGCCAATGTGATCTTCCTGGGCATCCCAgttctgttcatctttttctccTACGTGTTCATCATCGCTACCATTTTGAAGATCCCCTCAgctgagaggaggaaaaagacctTCTGCACCTGCTCTGCCCACCAAACAGCTGTAGTCGTCTTCTATAGGACCATCCTCTTCATGTATGGGAAGCCTAAATCCAAGGACGCCCTGGGA GCAGACAAACAGGACCTTGCAGACAAGCTCACCTCCCTCTTCTATGGAGTGGTGACCCCCTTGCTCAACCCCATCATCTACAGCCTGAGGAATAAGGAGGCGAAGGCCGCTGTGAGGAACCTGGTAACTTGGAAACGCTTCACCCAGTGA